A single window of Scyliorhinus canicula chromosome 30, sScyCan1.1, whole genome shotgun sequence DNA harbors:
- the LOC119958694 gene encoding SH2 domain-containing adapter protein E-like — protein sequence MDAGNGEEIQGKPVKGPASKQVPGKSGQGFSGKLGLNPGKIAGRGPARTEPKPDLKAGKTDPKTGKGGPPKAEKAEVKSGKTDPKGRKADLKSGKPETVAGKAADPKTGNADPKSGKTAAQGPGKTGLNLGKITGTGSGKTVAKSGKTGPSSGKSGLNLGKLTAKNSGKAGLNPGKLTGPSYISSKHRLIKVENQEKNGKNALNRIPNAAEDEESGKAKQDTVIIVEDYADPYDAKKRETGQNDAERVGENDGYMEPYDAQQMITEIRRRGSKDPLGKQSLLYDSPYEPGEGGTKQEALGNAAPEKTGNQRPMESCLPENDERPAAEYEQPWEWKTEQIVKALAVQFDATERSAPPKEEKAKQHHHRQPSWTQKVLRQQGPEQGPEGGEAGVRVDPTIPLEKQVWYHGAIARAEAETRLQACKEASYLVRNSESGNSKYSLALK from the exons ATGGATGCCGGGAATGGTGAGGAAATCCAGGGGAAACCGGTCAAAGGTCCGGCGTCCAAACAAGTTCCCGGCAAATCCGGACAAGGTTTTTCCGGAAAACTTGGTTTGAATCCGGGGAAAATTGCAGGGAGGGGCCCGGCCCGAACCGAACCCAAGCCTGACCTCAAAGCCGGGAAAACGGATCCGAAAACTGGGAAGGGAGGCCCCCCGAAAGCGGAGAAGGCCGAGGTGAAGAGCGGGAAAACGGACCCGAAAGGCAGGAAGGCGGACTTGAAAAGTGGGAAACCCGAAACGGTAGCCGGGAAGGCGGCCGATCCGAAGACCGGGAATGCTGACCCGAAATCGGGCAAAACGGCTGCTCAGGGGCCTGGGAAAACCGGGTTGAACCTGGGAAAAATAACTGGGACGGGCTCCGGGAAAACCGTAGCGAAATCCGGAAAGACGGGACCAAGTTCGGGGAAGAGCGGATTGAATTTGGGGAAACTGACCGCGAAGAATTCCGGAAAGGCGGGACTCAATCCCGGGAAGCTGACGGGACCCAGCTACATTTCATCCAAGCACAGACTGATCAAGGTGGAAAACCAGGAGAAAAATGGGAAGAATGCACTGAACCGGATTCCGAATGCAGCGGAGGATGAAGAAAGTGGGAAAGCTAAACAGGATACG GTCATCATCGTGGAAGATTACGCAGATCCCTACGACGCCAAGAAGCGAGAGACGGGACAGAATGATGCGGAGCGGGTGGGGGAGAACGATGGCTACATGGAACCGTACGATGCACAGCAGATGATTACAG aaATCCGAAGGCGAGGATCGAAGGACCCGCTTGGGAAGCAGTCCCTGTTGTACGACAGTCCCTATGAaccgggggaaggggggacaaAGCAGGAGGCGCTGGGGAACGCCGCCCCGGAGAAGACGGGAAACCAGCGGCCAATGGAGAGCTGCCTGCCGGAGAATGACGAGCGGCCGGCAGCGGAGTACGAGCAGCCCTGGGAGTGGAAGACGGAGCAGATCGTGAAAGCTCTCGCAG TCCAGTTCGATGCCACAGAGAGATCGGCGCCCCCCAAGGAGGAAAAGGCCAAGCAGCACCACCACCGGCAGCCCAGCTGGACCCAGAAAGTCCTGAGGCAACAGGGTCCGGAACAGGGTCCGGAGGGAGGCgaagcgggggtgagggtggacccGACCATCCCCTTAGAGAAACAAGT ctgGTACCACGGTGCTATCGCCCGCGCTGAGGCAGAGACCCGACTGCAAGCCTGCAAGGAGGCCAGCTACCTGGTACGGAACAGCGAGTCGGGGAACAGCAAGTACTCCCTGGCCTTAAAGTAA